In one window of Desulforhabdus amnigena DNA:
- a CDS encoding CBS domain-containing protein, producing the protein MLTAKDIMTTELITVSPETEIVQATKILLEKRINGLPVVDEEGNLVGLICQSDLVAQQKKVALPSLFTLLDGLIPLSAPKNFEQEIRKITATTVAQAMVPDPVTVTSETTLEDIATLMVEKKYHTLPVLEEGKLVGVIGKEDVLRTILGSPHGAKND; encoded by the coding sequence ATGCTCACAGCCAAGGATATCATGACGACCGAGCTGATCACCGTATCGCCCGAAACGGAAATTGTTCAAGCGACGAAGATACTTTTGGAAAAAAGGATCAACGGTCTTCCAGTGGTGGATGAAGAGGGGAACCTGGTGGGATTGATTTGCCAAAGCGATCTCGTGGCTCAACAGAAAAAGGTGGCTTTGCCCTCTCTATTCACGTTGTTGGATGGACTGATTCCCCTGAGCGCACCCAAGAACTTTGAACAGGAAATCCGAAAAATTACGGCCACCACAGTAGCACAAGCCATGGTTCCCGATCCCGTTACAGTGACTTCGGAGACGACGCTGGAAGATATTGCCACATTGATGGTGGAGAAAAAATATCACACTCTTCCTGTTCTGGAGGAGGGCAAGCTTGTGGGAGTGATCGGGAAGGAAGATGTTTTGCGAACTATTTTGGGTTCTCCGCATGGTGCAAAAAACGACTGA
- a CDS encoding class I SAM-dependent methyltransferase, whose translation MDTITYLKNFIKDKNIASITPTSNVGVRKVCSKINFENTDLIVEYGPGTGVFSNYLLKNMRDDSRLILIERNKNFGSILKRTIQDPRVVVVNDSAENVLETLRSYKESQADYIISGIPFIMIKEDMKNRILYNTHRALKKGGKFLVYQTCFQADHHLKIYLDRFFSSVETKYEIRNIPPLRLYEAIK comes from the coding sequence ATGGACACGATTACCTATCTGAAAAATTTCATTAAGGATAAGAATATTGCTTCCATAACACCTACGTCCAACGTTGGGGTGAGAAAAGTTTGCAGTAAGATCAATTTCGAGAACACGGATCTGATCGTTGAATACGGGCCGGGAACGGGGGTTTTCTCCAATTATCTTCTAAAAAACATGAGAGACGATTCTCGGCTGATTCTCATCGAACGCAATAAAAACTTTGGCTCCATACTGAAAAGAACCATTCAAGACCCCCGCGTGGTCGTCGTGAATGACAGTGCCGAAAATGTATTGGAAACATTGCGATCCTACAAAGAATCCCAGGCGGATTATATCATTTCGGGCATTCCCTTCATCATGATCAAGGAGGACATGAAAAACAGGATCCTCTACAACACTCACCGGGCATTGAAAAAGGGTGGCAAGTTTCTCGTCTACCAAACCTGTTTCCAGGCCGACCATCATCTCAAAATCTACCTCGACCGTTTCTTTTCTTCCGTAGAAACCAAATACGAAATCAGGAACATTCCTCCTTTGCGTCTTTACGAGGCGATTAAATAG
- the recJ gene encoding single-stranded-DNA-specific exonuclease RecJ, with amino-acid sequence MIRPHWQIVERTKPSNVQEVLEILLRNRKATSSFLNGTLKDLEPYLTVCGMNRGAQLMGRHLSAGNKIVLIGDYDCDGITSLAQMALFLNDIGYRNYEVAIPKRSEGYGIPKGIAKAHPDARLFVAMDCGTLDAKPVTDIRSMGADCIVIDHHEVPEKGLAPASVLINPKQPTCHSTFKEFCSSGLTLLFLTRLRRALSHPFRSPSLGGKYLALAAIGTVADMVPLVEGNRILARSGLSSINAKSYLPIQKIADTAGLASKKSLSAGHVGYYLGPRINAAGRMADARIAFDLLVSQHPGEILRLAQELNHLNAQRQNAEDLILRSIRERLAKISTPRRTMVMADAGWAPGVIGIVASRIQQEFHYGPTIVFSVDEKEGIARGSARSIPGFDIHAALKDCDEFLIKWGGHKMAAGMTVSMEQMERFARRFEAVAQEHSPDIFVPKARVDLELNLDLVSRELLDALALLEPHGLGNPTPTFAARRVRLSVKKVFGREQNHLRLLLNNCIEGTFWRGAQEYAQGNWREDTPLDLVFQAEWDDYSNKPVLNVKAVGHFLPD; translated from the coding sequence ATGATACGGCCCCATTGGCAGATTGTGGAAAGGACAAAACCGTCCAATGTTCAAGAAGTGCTGGAAATTCTCCTCAGGAACAGAAAAGCCACGAGTTCTTTTTTGAACGGCACACTCAAGGACCTCGAACCTTACCTCACAGTCTGTGGAATGAACCGGGGCGCTCAACTCATGGGACGGCACCTTTCGGCAGGAAATAAGATTGTCCTGATCGGTGACTATGATTGCGACGGGATCACCTCTCTGGCGCAAATGGCTCTCTTTCTGAATGACATAGGCTATCGGAACTATGAGGTGGCCATACCAAAACGTTCAGAAGGCTACGGCATCCCCAAAGGGATTGCGAAGGCTCACCCGGACGCCAGGCTCTTTGTAGCCATGGATTGCGGCACACTGGATGCGAAACCCGTAACGGACATTAGGTCGATGGGAGCCGATTGTATTGTCATCGATCACCACGAGGTCCCTGAAAAAGGGCTTGCGCCCGCATCTGTTCTCATCAACCCCAAGCAACCCACCTGCCACTCTACCTTCAAAGAATTCTGTTCCTCCGGCCTCACTTTGCTCTTCTTGACCAGGCTTCGCAGAGCCCTCTCCCATCCCTTCAGGTCTCCTTCGCTGGGAGGCAAATACCTGGCCCTCGCCGCTATCGGGACTGTGGCGGACATGGTTCCATTGGTGGAAGGCAATCGCATCCTTGCCCGCAGCGGTCTTTCCTCCATCAATGCGAAGAGCTATTTGCCAATACAAAAAATTGCCGATACCGCAGGGCTTGCCAGCAAAAAAAGTCTCTCGGCGGGACATGTCGGTTATTACCTTGGGCCAAGAATAAACGCAGCCGGGCGCATGGCGGACGCACGCATCGCCTTCGATCTGCTGGTTTCACAACACCCTGGAGAAATACTCCGCCTTGCCCAGGAATTGAATCATCTCAATGCGCAGAGGCAAAACGCCGAAGATCTTATCTTAAGGAGCATCAGAGAACGCTTGGCAAAAATTTCCACTCCCCGACGAACCATGGTAATGGCCGATGCCGGCTGGGCCCCCGGAGTTATCGGAATCGTCGCATCGAGGATCCAGCAGGAATTTCACTACGGCCCCACGATTGTATTCTCTGTGGACGAAAAGGAAGGCATCGCCCGTGGTTCGGCTCGAAGCATTCCGGGTTTTGATATTCATGCCGCCCTGAAGGATTGCGATGAATTCCTGATAAAATGGGGCGGACATAAAATGGCTGCTGGAATGACCGTTTCCATGGAACAGATGGAAAGATTTGCAAGGCGTTTTGAGGCAGTCGCTCAGGAGCATTCCCCGGATATTTTCGTCCCCAAAGCCAGGGTGGATCTGGAACTCAATCTCGATCTCGTTTCCAGGGAACTCCTGGATGCATTGGCCCTGCTGGAACCTCACGGCCTGGGGAACCCTACCCCCACTTTTGCGGCACGCCGTGTCCGGTTGAGTGTCAAGAAGGTCTTTGGAAGGGAACAAAACCACTTGCGCCTTCTTTTAAACAATTGCATCGAAGGTACTTTTTGGAGAGGCGCCCAAGAGTATGCCCAAGGGAATTGGCGGGAAGACACACCCTTGGACCTGGTATTTCAGGCAGAATGGGACGACTATTCGAATAAACCCGTTTTGAATGTGAAGGCCGTGGGACATTTTCTTCCAGACTAA